In Kineococcus sp. NBC_00420, a single genomic region encodes these proteins:
- a CDS encoding ATP-binding protein → MTLPAELASGRLARVFIDEHWCTTHDSVERERVHLLVTELVVNAVRHGGPPIMVRIECTGPVSVLVSVSDGSADLPRPREVEPEAVGGRGVHLVDLLSAEWGVEHHHIGGRHTTGIDTGTDNDTDDAAGEGKTVWCRLVA, encoded by the coding sequence GTGACCCTGCCCGCGGAACTGGCTTCTGGGCGACTGGCTCGGGTGTTCATCGACGAGCACTGGTGCACCACCCACGACAGCGTCGAGCGTGAGCGGGTCCACCTGCTGGTGACGGAGCTGGTCGTCAACGCGGTGCGTCACGGCGGACCGCCGATCATGGTCAGGATCGAGTGCACCGGTCCGGTCAGTGTCCTGGTCTCGGTCAGCGACGGCAGCGCTGACCTGCCCCGCCCCCGCGAGGTTGAGCCCGAAGCGGTGGGTGGTCGTGGGGTGCATCTGGTGGACCTGCTCAGTGCTGAGTGGGGGGTGGAGCACCACCACATCGGCGGCCGGCACACCACCGGCATCGATACCGGAACCGACAACGACACCGATGATGCAGCTGGTGAGGGGAAGACGGTGTGGTGCCGACTGGTGGCGTGA
- a CDS encoding PAS domain-containing protein encodes MNASPSETSAEPSKEGAVDSGIDREHRLHLRAEKVADLIEALWGDSPPLGPDPKLSTFIDALGGDDEHGRQDHTVVHGDGLTYRQLVAALLDSGSRAQALAHLPAPLLERLLAAGALTVAPVSIGMAALPAAHTGAWDFDAVTGLVSFDAEAARLMGLTHHGGQGTLDMARADHVHPDDRALVAAALDEALRTGRRYETRFRCAMPDGTYAWRASRARALNPVESAATTSGYGGPDRRARVRYRPQLSGVHPSTDTTASEGIRWTRLIGFIAADE; translated from the coding sequence GTGAACGCCAGCCCGTCTGAGACCTCGGCAGAGCCTTCGAAGGAGGGTGCAGTGGACAGTGGGATCGATCGCGAGCACCGTCTGCACCTGCGCGCAGAGAAGGTCGCGGACCTCATCGAAGCACTGTGGGGCGACTCACCACCTCTGGGACCAGACCCGAAGCTGAGCACCTTCATCGACGCCCTGGGCGGTGACGACGAGCACGGCCGCCAAGACCACACCGTCGTGCACGGCGACGGACTGACCTACCGCCAACTCGTTGCCGCCCTGCTGGACAGTGGATCACGCGCTCAAGCCCTCGCCCACCTCCCCGCGCCGCTGCTGGAGCGTCTCCTCGCCGCGGGGGCACTCACGGTGGCCCCGGTCAGCATCGGGATGGCCGCCCTGCCCGCCGCGCACACCGGCGCCTGGGACTTCGACGCCGTCACCGGCCTGGTCAGCTTCGACGCCGAAGCCGCCCGCCTGATGGGGCTGACACACCACGGCGGCCAAGGCACCCTCGACATGGCCCGAGCAGATCACGTGCACCCCGACGACCGAGCGCTCGTGGCCGCCGCGCTGGACGAAGCGTTGCGGACCGGACGACGCTATGAGACCCGGTTCCGGTGTGCGATGCCCGACGGCACCTACGCCTGGCGCGCCAGCCGCGCCCGAGCGTTGAACCCTGTCGAGTCGGCAGCCACCACGTCCGGATACGGCGGTCCGGATCGCCGTGCACGTGTTCGCTACCGTCCACAGCTCTCCGGCGTGCATCCCTCGACTGACACGACGGCCTCGGAGGGGATTCGTTGGACGCGTCTGATCGGCTTCATCGCCGCCGACGAGTAG
- a CDS encoding response regulator transcription factor, giving the protein MTHTNLAATDGNRVQVPTDWFADVLRATADGERRAIVEDAAGHRFVIVSEAHYRALEDAERAQSQSPGHPGVTLTAREQEILQLIAEGCPGAVAAERLGLAPNTVAQHLVSVRRKYGVHSSAAAAALARQGGLIS; this is encoded by the coding sequence ATGACGCACACCAACCTGGCGGCCACGGACGGCAACCGGGTACAGGTCCCCACCGACTGGTTCGCAGACGTCCTGCGAGCCACCGCCGACGGTGAGCGTCGAGCGATCGTGGAGGACGCCGCCGGCCACCGCTTCGTCATCGTCTCCGAGGCCCACTACCGCGCACTCGAGGACGCCGAACGTGCCCAGTCCCAGTCACCAGGTCACCCCGGAGTCACCCTGACCGCCCGCGAGCAGGAGATCCTGCAGCTGATCGCTGAGGGCTGCCCCGGTGCCGTCGCCGCCGAACGCCTCGGCCTGGCCCCCAACACCGTCGCCCAGCACCTGGTCTCGGTGCGCCGCAAGTACGGCGTCCACTCCTCCGCCGCTGCCGCCGCCCTCGCCCGCCAGGGCGGTCTCATCTCCTGA